From the Nisaea sediminum genome, one window contains:
- a CDS encoding VOC family protein, with amino-acid sequence MRYLHTMVRISDIDESLKFYCDILGLKEVHRYESEKGRFTNIFLYAPGDEATAASDKRAPVIELTYNWDPEEYKTGRAWGHLAFRVENIYETCQKIMDAGVTINRPPRDGYMAFVKSPDGISIEILQEGEALAPAEPWASMQNTGTW; translated from the coding sequence ATGCGTTATCTGCACACGATGGTCCGGATCAGCGACATCGACGAGAGCCTGAAATTCTACTGCGACATCCTCGGCCTGAAGGAAGTCCATCGCTACGAGAGCGAGAAGGGCCGTTTCACCAACATTTTCCTCTACGCCCCGGGCGACGAGGCGACCGCCGCGTCCGACAAGCGCGCGCCGGTGATCGAACTGACCTACAACTGGGACCCGGAAGAGTACAAGACCGGCCGCGCCTGGGGGCATCTCGCCTTCCGCGTCGAGAATATCTACGAGACCTGTCAGAAGATCATGGATGCCGGCGTCACCATCAACCGGCCGCCGCGCGACGGCTACATGGCCTTCGTGAAGTCGCCGGACGGCATCTCGATCGAGATCCTGCAGGAAGGCGAGGCGCTGGCCCCGGCCGAGCCCTGGGCCTCGATGCAGAATACCGGAACCTGGTAA
- a CDS encoding MFS transporter → MNGPLGNTAYRHLFAAQALSLLGTGLTTIALGLLAYDLAGADAGMVLGTALAIKMIAYVGLGPIGAALAERFPRRPYLVSLDLVRATLVLVLPFVSEIWQIYLLIFLFQACSAAFTPTFQATIPDLLPDEKDYTRALSLSRLLYDLEQLLSPVLAGLLLTFVSFHWLFVGNTAGFLASAAFIVTAAIPRQTTDENRRGFWQRVTRGTWIYLKTPRLRGLLALSFAVASAGSMVIVNTVVFVRTELGGNETDVAIFFAAAGLGSMAIALTVPRLLERIATRPVMICGGAVLCAGLIIGLWAESYAGALAIWVFLGAGSSLVMTPSGLLLRQSSHAEDRPALFAAQFALSHGCWLVAYPVAGWMGSRFGMDAALIVLAGGAATGSAAALMLWPRNDPAELEHEHEEVVHAHATVADGHHRPDQISSEDRSERKHRHRKFRHRHVFVIDDHHTAWPRSG, encoded by the coding sequence GTGAACGGCCCCCTCGGAAACACCGCCTACCGGCACCTATTTGCGGCGCAGGCGCTCTCGCTTCTCGGCACCGGCCTCACGACCATCGCGCTCGGGCTTCTGGCCTACGACCTCGCCGGTGCCGATGCCGGTATGGTTCTCGGCACGGCCCTGGCGATCAAGATGATCGCCTATGTCGGCCTCGGCCCCATCGGCGCCGCTCTGGCGGAGCGATTTCCCCGCCGCCCCTATCTCGTCTCCCTGGATCTGGTCCGCGCCACCTTGGTCCTCGTCCTGCCGTTCGTTTCCGAGATCTGGCAGATATACCTGCTGATCTTTCTGTTCCAGGCCTGTTCCGCCGCCTTCACCCCGACGTTCCAGGCGACGATCCCGGATCTTCTGCCGGACGAAAAGGACTATACGCGGGCGCTTTCCCTGTCCCGGTTGCTCTACGATCTCGAACAGCTGCTCAGCCCGGTGCTGGCCGGCCTGCTGCTGACATTCGTCAGCTTTCACTGGCTGTTCGTCGGGAACACGGCCGGTTTTCTCGCCTCGGCCGCCTTCATCGTTACAGCCGCCATTCCACGCCAGACGACCGACGAGAACCGGCGCGGCTTCTGGCAGCGCGTGACCCGCGGGACCTGGATCTATCTGAAGACACCCCGGCTGCGCGGTTTGCTCGCACTCAGTTTCGCCGTCGCCTCGGCGGGGTCGATGGTGATCGTTAATACCGTCGTCTTCGTCCGGACCGAGCTCGGCGGCAACGAGACCGATGTAGCGATCTTCTTCGCCGCCGCCGGCCTCGGGTCGATGGCAATCGCCCTTACCGTGCCCCGGCTGCTGGAGAGGATCGCGACGCGGCCTGTCATGATATGCGGCGGAGCGGTCCTTTGTGCCGGACTGATCATCGGGCTCTGGGCGGAGTCCTACGCCGGTGCACTCGCCATCTGGGTCTTCCTCGGCGCAGGGTCGTCCCTGGTCATGACCCCGTCCGGCCTCCTGCTGCGCCAGTCCAGCCATGCGGAAGACAGGCCCGCGCTGTTCGCGGCGCAATTCGCCCTCTCTCACGGATGCTGGCTGGTCGCCTATCCGGTGGCCGGCTGGATGGGCTCGCGCTTCGGCATGGACGCGGCCCTTATCGTGCTTGCCGGTGGCGCCGCGACGGGCAGCGCCGCTGCCCTGATGCTCTGGCCGCGCAACGATCCCGCCGAACTGGAACACGAGCACGAGGAAGTGGTGCACGCGCACGCGACGGTCGCCGACGGGCATCACCGGCCGGACCAGATCTCCAGCGAAGATCGGTCAGAAAGAAAGCACCGGCACCGGAAGTTCCGGCACCGGCACGTCTTCGTCATCGACGACCATCATACGGCCTGGCCGAGATCCGGCTGA
- a CDS encoding acyl-CoA thioesterase, producing MPAFHMQQDVRFQHCDPAAMVFYPRYFEMINLTIEEWFRSGLGWDFLRMHEVDDRGVPTARIEVEFKAPSRLGDVLDWSLMVKRIGTSSLDLEIAASCDGEARLVCRSTLVQFVKSTGRPVGWTEGLKEKMADFRG from the coding sequence ATGCCGGCGTTTCATATGCAGCAGGACGTCCGTTTCCAGCATTGCGATCCGGCGGCGATGGTTTTCTATCCGCGCTATTTCGAGATGATCAATCTGACCATCGAGGAATGGTTCCGCTCCGGGCTCGGGTGGGATTTCCTCCGCATGCACGAGGTCGACGACCGTGGCGTTCCGACCGCCCGGATCGAGGTTGAATTCAAGGCTCCGAGCCGTCTTGGGGATGTGCTGGACTGGAGTCTGATGGTGAAGCGCATCGGAACCTCGAGTCTGGATCTGGAGATCGCGGCGAGCTGCGACGGAGAAGCTCGTCTCGTTTGCCGTTCAACACTTGTCCAGTTCGTGAAGAGCACGGGGCGCCCTGTCGGCTGGACCGAGGGGCTGAAAGAGAAGATGGCGGATTTCAGGGGCTAG
- a CDS encoding diguanylate cyclase, translating to MSEAVNTNDFKILVVDDAPENVMLLGLILKDQGAVTTATSGREAIDIALEMQPDLILLDIQMPDLDGYDVIRVLKQDERTKNVPVIFVTGLSDESDEEKGLELGAIDYITKPYKPAVVLARVRNHLRLREYALRLEQLNEKLELLATTDPLTSAYNRRYFMSKLQDELERVDRYNRPSSILMLDIDHFKSINDTYGHDVGDVVLVELVNVLGEKVRQLDTVARLGGEEFAILLPETNEAAAKVSAVRLLDAVRSISVDAAGEALKFTVSIGCAEFDGGCDGVENVLKSADLALYEAKHGGRDRVVTKSSMQAA from the coding sequence ATGAGCGAAGCCGTAAACACCAATGACTTCAAGATTCTGGTGGTGGATGACGCGCCGGAAAACGTGATGCTGCTCGGGCTGATTCTGAAGGATCAGGGCGCGGTCACCACGGCCACCAGCGGGCGGGAAGCCATTGATATCGCGCTGGAAATGCAACCCGATCTCATTCTACTCGACATTCAGATGCCCGATCTCGACGGCTACGATGTGATTCGTGTCTTGAAGCAGGACGAGCGAACCAAGAACGTGCCCGTCATCTTCGTCACAGGCCTGTCCGACGAAAGCGATGAGGAAAAGGGTCTGGAACTCGGCGCAATCGACTACATCACGAAGCCATACAAGCCTGCCGTCGTCCTCGCTCGTGTCCGCAATCACCTTCGGCTCCGGGAATACGCTCTGCGGCTCGAACAATTGAACGAGAAGCTCGAGCTTCTGGCGACGACCGACCCGCTGACCTCGGCGTATAATCGGCGCTACTTCATGTCGAAACTGCAGGACGAGCTGGAACGGGTGGACCGCTACAACCGGCCGTCCTCGATCCTCATGCTTGACATCGATCATTTCAAAAGCATCAACGATACTTACGGCCACGATGTCGGAGACGTGGTGCTGGTCGAACTGGTGAATGTTCTCGGCGAGAAAGTTCGGCAGCTGGATACGGTCGCCCGGCTCGGAGGCGAGGAATTCGCGATCCTGCTCCCTGAAACGAACGAGGCCGCGGCGAAAGTCTCGGCGGTCCGTCTTCTGGACGCGGTCCGTTCGATCTCGGTCGATGCTGCCGGCGAGGCGCTGAAATTCACGGTGAGTATCGGCTGCGCCGAGTTCGACGGTGGGTGCGATGGTGTCGAGAATGTTCTGAAATCCGCCGACCTTGCACTCTATGAAGCCAAGCACGGCGGACGCGACCGGGTGGTCACCAAGAGCAGCATGCAGGCAGCCTGA
- a CDS encoding formimidoylglutamate deiminase, which produces MTTVFAETALMEEGWRENVLVTVGGDGLIASVSPDDRASAAGADHRAAVLLPAPVNLHSHAFQRAMAGLTESRGPDKRDSFWTWRRLMYRFLDRLTPEHVEAIAALVQMEMLEAGYAGLVEFHYLHHQTDGTPYDDVAELSRRTVFAAAETGMGLTLMPVLYQVGGCDGRPLGPGQIRFGNDLDRYIRLLEGAEDAVSGLPADCGVGVAPHSLRAVTREALKEAVALRRERPLHIHVAEQVAEVEEVEAAWGARPMTWLLDNHAVDARWCLIHATQMEARETEALAASGAVAGLCPITESSLGDGIFDGMRYREHGGRFGIGSDSNIRISLSEELRTLEYSQRLRDRSRAVLAEHGRSAGRVLYEEAALGGAQAAGRNSGRIAPGRLADMIALDGNALDLAGRTGDRILDAFIFAGDDRWVRDVWSGGRHMVREGRHVARDRIRANYLKTIAELEDAL; this is translated from the coding sequence GTGACGACGGTTTTTGCCGAGACGGCTCTGATGGAAGAGGGATGGCGGGAGAATGTGCTGGTCACGGTTGGCGGGGACGGGCTGATCGCCTCCGTCTCGCCCGACGACCGCGCCTCGGCGGCGGGGGCGGATCACCGCGCCGCCGTGCTGCTGCCCGCCCCGGTCAACCTGCATTCCCACGCTTTCCAGCGCGCGATGGCGGGACTGACCGAGTCGCGCGGGCCGGACAAGCGGGACAGTTTCTGGACCTGGCGGCGGCTGATGTACCGCTTCCTCGACCGGCTGACGCCGGAGCATGTCGAGGCGATCGCGGCTCTGGTGCAGATGGAAATGCTGGAGGCGGGATACGCAGGGCTCGTCGAATTCCACTACTTGCATCACCAGACGGATGGCACGCCTTATGACGATGTTGCGGAGCTGAGCCGCCGGACTGTTTTCGCGGCCGCCGAGACCGGCATGGGCCTCACCCTGATGCCAGTGCTCTATCAGGTCGGGGGCTGCGACGGGCGCCCGCTCGGGCCGGGGCAGATCCGCTTCGGGAATGATCTCGATCGTTACATCCGCCTTCTCGAGGGTGCGGAGGATGCGGTGTCCGGCCTTCCGGCGGATTGCGGTGTCGGCGTCGCCCCCCATTCGCTGCGCGCCGTCACCCGGGAGGCCCTGAAGGAAGCGGTCGCCCTGCGCCGGGAGCGGCCGCTCCATATCCATGTCGCCGAGCAGGTCGCCGAGGTGGAGGAGGTCGAGGCCGCCTGGGGCGCACGGCCAATGACTTGGCTGCTCGACAATCACGCGGTCGACGCCCGCTGGTGCCTGATCCATGCGACGCAGATGGAGGCGCGTGAAACCGAGGCGCTGGCAGCGAGCGGCGCGGTGGCGGGATTGTGCCCGATCACCGAGTCGAGTCTCGGCGACGGGATCTTCGACGGCATGCGCTACCGGGAGCATGGCGGGCGTTTCGGCATCGGCTCCGATTCCAACATCCGGATTTCGCTGAGCGAGGAGCTGCGGACGCTGGAATATTCCCAGCGCCTGCGCGACCGGAGCCGGGCCGTCCTTGCCGAGCATGGCCGTTCGGCGGGACGCGTGCTCTATGAGGAGGCGGCGCTGGGCGGAGCGCAGGCGGCGGGCCGGAACAGTGGACGTATCGCGCCGGGCAGGCTCGCCGACATGATCGCGCTCGATGGCAATGCGCTGGACCTCGCCGGCCGGACCGGCGACCGCATCCTCGACGCCTTCATCTTCGCCGGTGACGACCGCTGGGTGCGAGATGTCTGGTCGGGCGGCCGGCACATGGTAAGAGAAGGGCGGCATGTCGCCCGCGACCGCATCCGGGCGAACTACCTGAAAACCATCGCGGAGCTGGAGGACGCGCTCTGA
- a CDS encoding UTRA domain-containing protein: MQAEIRRRIADRVWRPGDQIPGEAELAAEFGCARATVNRALQGLADTGLLERRRKAGTRVALDPVRKATLEIPVTRLEVEAAGSAYDYQVLESEKAPAPSGIAERMGLDPGAVLLHMRGLHLADSKPFLYEERWVNLTAVPEFEAADFASVSPNEWLVRNQPFTRGEISFLAEPASSEQAAALDTGEGAALFAIERTTWNADAAITHVRLAYRPGYRMSTEI; this comes from the coding sequence ATCCAGGCGGAAATCCGCCGCAGGATCGCCGACCGCGTCTGGCGGCCCGGCGACCAGATTCCGGGCGAGGCGGAGCTGGCAGCCGAGTTCGGCTGCGCCCGCGCGACGGTGAACCGGGCCCTGCAGGGACTTGCCGATACAGGCTTGCTGGAACGCCGGCGCAAGGCCGGCACCCGCGTCGCGCTCGATCCCGTGCGTAAGGCAACGCTGGAGATCCCGGTCACCCGGCTGGAAGTCGAAGCGGCGGGCAGCGCCTATGATTATCAGGTCCTGGAGAGCGAAAAGGCTCCGGCACCTTCCGGCATCGCCGAGAGAATGGGGCTCGATCCAGGTGCCGTGCTGCTGCATATGCGCGGGCTGCATCTCGCCGACAGCAAGCCGTTCCTCTACGAGGAGCGCTGGGTCAATCTGACGGCGGTTCCGGAGTTCGAGGCAGCGGATTTCGCATCCGTCAGCCCGAACGAGTGGCTGGTGCGGAACCAGCCGTTCACCCGCGGCGAGATCAGCTTTCTCGCGGAACCGGCTTCAAGCGAACAGGCGGCAGCGCTGGATACCGGGGAAGGCGCGGCTCTCTTCGCCATCGAGCGCACGACCTGGAACGCGGACGCGGCGATCACCCATGTTCGCCTCGCCTACCGGCCGGGATACCGGATGAGCACGGAAATCTAG
- a CDS encoding alpha/beta hydrolase, which produces MIVDWDDAYANGPHIDGAESYPALWTSRAASYRTELGDRAELDIAYGDGARQRFDLFRPAGVPAGLALFVHGGYWKAFDKNTWSHLARGAVENGWAVALPSYTLAPEARLTDMTEEIARALAAAAERVDGPVNLAGHSAGGHLVTRMLCRNAPLGKNLRARMRQVVSISGLHDLRPLLKLEMNQVLRLDDAEAVMESPALQYPVEGARLTCWVGADERPEFLRQNDLLANIWTGLGAETKAVRVPDKHHFNVIADLEDRDSALTQSFIDAGV; this is translated from the coding sequence ATGATCGTGGACTGGGACGACGCCTACGCAAACGGTCCGCATATCGATGGGGCCGAGAGCTACCCGGCGCTCTGGACCTCACGGGCGGCCTCTTACCGGACCGAACTCGGAGACCGGGCCGAACTCGATATTGCCTATGGTGACGGCGCGCGGCAACGGTTTGATCTGTTCCGGCCGGCCGGAGTGCCCGCAGGCCTCGCGCTCTTCGTCCACGGCGGCTACTGGAAGGCCTTCGACAAAAATACCTGGTCCCATCTCGCGCGGGGGGCGGTCGAGAACGGATGGGCCGTGGCATTGCCGAGCTACACGCTTGCTCCGGAAGCACGGCTCACGGACATGACCGAGGAGATCGCACGCGCGCTCGCAGCGGCGGCGGAGCGGGTCGATGGGCCCGTAAATCTGGCCGGTCATTCGGCCGGAGGACATCTGGTGACCCGGATGTTGTGCCGCAACGCGCCGCTCGGCAAGAACCTGCGGGCGCGGATGCGCCAGGTCGTTTCGATCAGCGGGTTGCATGATCTGAGACCGCTTCTGAAGCTGGAAATGAACCAGGTTCTCCGGCTGGACGACGCGGAGGCGGTGATGGAAAGCCCGGCGCTGCAATATCCGGTCGAAGGCGCGCGCCTGACCTGCTGGGTCGGTGCGGACGAGCGGCCCGAATTCCTGCGCCAGAACGATCTGCTGGCGAATATCTGGACCGGTCTGGGCGCGGAGACGAAAGCGGTCCGGGTGCCGGACAAACATCACTTCAATGTGATCGCCGATCTCGAGGACCGGGACTCGGCCCTCACGCAATCATTCATCGACGCGGGAGTCTGA
- the hutI gene encoding imidazolonepropionase produces the protein MLILRNIKLATMAPGATAYGLVESAALAIREGDIIWLGPESEMPTSMSVWPQEDLGGRLVTPALIDCHTHIVFGGNRAREFELRLKGASYEEVARAGGGILSTVTATRAASEDDLLASALPRVDALLAEGVSAIEIKSGYGLDIETELRMLRTARRIGKERPLRIRTSYLGAHAVPPEFKDRADAYIDETCRIALDRAAEEGLVDAVDGFCEGIAFTPAQIDRLFARATQLGLPVKLHAEQLSDLGGARLAATYGALSADHLEYLGADGIAAMSGAGAVAVLLPGAFYTLRETKLPPVQALRDAGVPIAIATDCNPGSSPLTSLLLTMNMACTLFRMTPEEALAGATRNAARALGIEDAGTLEVGKRADLAVWDVQEPAELAYRIGFNPLHRRYLQGRT, from the coding sequence ATGCTGATCCTCAGGAATATAAAACTCGCGACGATGGCTCCGGGCGCAACGGCCTACGGCCTCGTCGAGAGCGCAGCATTGGCGATCCGCGAGGGAGACATCATCTGGCTCGGCCCGGAGAGCGAGATGCCGACCTCGATGTCGGTCTGGCCGCAGGAGGATCTCGGCGGGCGGCTCGTGACCCCCGCGCTGATCGACTGCCATACCCATATCGTCTTCGGCGGAAACCGGGCGCGCGAGTTCGAGCTTCGCCTCAAGGGCGCGAGCTACGAGGAGGTCGCGCGGGCCGGCGGCGGCATCCTCTCCACCGTCACGGCGACCCGCGCCGCCAGCGAGGACGACCTCCTCGCAAGCGCGCTGCCGCGGGTCGACGCGCTTCTCGCCGAAGGCGTCTCCGCCATCGAGATCAAGTCGGGCTACGGCCTCGACATCGAGACCGAACTCCGGATGCTGCGCACCGCGCGGCGGATCGGGAAAGAACGGCCGCTCCGGATCCGCACAAGCTATCTCGGCGCCCACGCCGTGCCGCCGGAATTCAAAGACCGGGCAGACGCCTATATCGATGAGACCTGCCGGATCGCGCTCGACCGGGCCGCGGAGGAAGGCCTCGTCGATGCCGTCGACGGGTTCTGCGAGGGAATCGCCTTCACGCCGGCACAGATCGACCGCCTCTTCGCGCGCGCGACACAGCTCGGCCTGCCTGTAAAGCTGCATGCCGAGCAGCTCTCCGATCTCGGCGGCGCCAGGCTCGCGGCGACATACGGCGCGCTCTCCGCCGACCATCTCGAATATCTCGGCGCCGACGGCATCGCCGCGATGTCGGGGGCCGGCGCCGTCGCGGTGCTGCTTCCGGGAGCCTTCTACACCCTGCGCGAGACGAAATTGCCACCGGTTCAGGCCCTGCGCGACGCGGGCGTTCCAATCGCCATCGCGACCGACTGCAATCCCGGCTCCTCGCCGCTGACCTCGCTACTGCTCACGATGAACATGGCTTGCACCCTCTTCCGCATGACGCCGGAGGAAGCGCTGGCCGGCGCCACACGGAACGCCGCCCGCGCGCTCGGCATCGAGGATGCGGGCACGCTGGAGGTCGGCAAACGCGCCGATCTCGCAGTCTGGGACGTGCAGGAACCGGCCGAACTCGCCTACCGCATCGGCTTCAATCCACTCCACCGACGTTATCTCCAAGGCAGGACATGA
- a CDS encoding metal ABC transporter permease produces MIDDFLLRALAAGIGAALAAGPLGCFVVWRRLAYFGDTMAHSALLGLALGFLLGIAPVIGIAAVTLAVAALMLTLERRTEVPADTLLGILSHGALALGLVAIGLMSWLRVDLMGVLFGDVLAVSMQDIALIYVAAAIVLSVLWRIWEPLLTATVSSDLARAEGLGGQRASLLFTLLLALVIAVSIKVVGVLLITSLLILPAAAARRWARSPEAMVAGAVLIGIVSVVAGLGFSVELDTPAGPSIVLVAFLIFLFGLPRWPVGAGLR; encoded by the coding sequence ATGATAGACGATTTTCTTCTGCGGGCGCTTGCGGCCGGCATCGGGGCTGCCCTCGCCGCCGGACCGCTCGGCTGCTTTGTCGTCTGGCGTCGGCTTGCCTATTTCGGCGATACCATGGCGCATTCCGCGCTCCTCGGTCTCGCTCTCGGTTTTCTGCTCGGGATCGCGCCGGTGATCGGGATCGCGGCCGTGACGCTCGCCGTCGCCGCACTCATGCTCACGCTGGAGCGACGGACGGAAGTCCCGGCGGATACGCTGCTCGGGATCCTGTCCCATGGCGCCCTCGCGCTCGGGCTGGTCGCCATCGGGCTCATGAGTTGGCTCCGTGTCGATCTGATGGGGGTCCTGTTCGGCGACGTGCTCGCGGTTTCAATGCAGGATATCGCGCTGATCTACGTCGCGGCGGCGATCGTCCTCTCTGTTCTCTGGCGGATCTGGGAGCCTTTGCTCACGGCGACGGTCAGCTCCGATCTGGCACGTGCCGAGGGGCTGGGCGGGCAGCGGGCCTCGCTCTTGTTTACGTTGCTGCTCGCGCTCGTCATTGCGGTTTCGATCAAGGTGGTGGGCGTGCTTCTCATCACCTCCCTGCTGATCCTGCCCGCCGCCGCCGCCCGGCGCTGGGCGCGGAGCCCGGAGGCCATGGTCGCCGGTGCCGTGCTGATCGGGATCGTCTCTGTCGTCGCCGGTCTCGGATTTTCGGTCGAGCTGGACACGCCGGCCGGCCCTTCCATCGTCCTGGTCGCCTTTCTCATATTTCTGTTCGGCCTGCCACGCTGGCCGGTGGGAGCAGGACTCCGCTGA
- a CDS encoding RidA family protein, with amino-acid sequence MEFTNPDGVAAPASRYSQVVTVPANARRAIASGQIGVAPDGSLKNGLEGQMEQAFENLFNVFAAAGMKKTDIVKIVFYSTVPGSVATFRAMRDRLFEGHAPACTYLEISQLATPEMLCEVEGEAVAL; translated from the coding sequence ATGGAATTCACCAATCCCGATGGCGTTGCCGCGCCGGCATCCCGCTACTCGCAAGTCGTCACCGTCCCCGCGAACGCGCGGCGGGCCATTGCGTCGGGGCAGATCGGCGTCGCGCCGGACGGCAGCCTCAAGAACGGGCTGGAAGGGCAGATGGAGCAGGCTTTCGAGAACCTGTTTAACGTGTTCGCCGCCGCCGGCATGAAGAAGACCGACATCGTGAAGATCGTGTTCTATTCGACCGTCCCGGGGTCGGTCGCGACCTTCCGCGCGATGCGCGACCGGCTCTTCGAGGGTCATGCGCCGGCCTGCACCTATCTCGAGATCTCCCAGCTGGCGACGCCGGAGATGCTTTGCGAGGTCGAAGGCGAAGCGGTCGCGCTCTGA
- a CDS encoding zinc ABC transporter substrate-binding protein, producing MKTLFCSVAAVLAVILAFAGTARADLSVVASIPPVHSLVAKVMAGVGTPHLLLRNGQSPHDYALRPSDARAVENADLVFLVSHDIENFLAASHQVEGGGAKRFVELGEAEGVTHLPVREAVVWKLDRGHAKGAHSHDEHAHGHDGDDPHVWLSPRNAMAFTAAIATVLAERDPANGALYRANAIAARQGLEALSKTIAARLDPVKDRPFLVFHDAYQYFEAEFGLMAAGAISLGTGAPPGAGRLTELRELVSARGIKCIFREVQFSPRLAEIVAEGTGARLGLLDPVGSSLDFGPDNYDALMLGLAEGFRSCLE from the coding sequence ATGAAAACCCTTTTTTGCTCTGTGGCGGCCGTGCTTGCCGTGATTCTCGCCTTTGCCGGAACCGCGCGTGCCGACCTGTCCGTCGTTGCCTCCATTCCGCCGGTTCACAGTCTGGTGGCAAAGGTGATGGCGGGGGTAGGGACGCCGCATCTCCTGCTGCGGAACGGCCAGTCGCCTCACGATTACGCCTTGCGGCCGTCGGACGCGCGTGCGGTCGAGAATGCAGACCTGGTCTTTCTCGTCTCCCACGATATCGAGAATTTCCTCGCCGCCAGCCACCAAGTTGAAGGCGGAGGCGCAAAGAGGTTCGTGGAGCTGGGCGAGGCCGAAGGGGTGACACACCTCCCGGTGCGCGAGGCCGTCGTCTGGAAACTGGATCGCGGCCACGCCAAAGGCGCCCACAGCCATGACGAACATGCTCACGGCCATGACGGCGATGATCCGCATGTCTGGCTCAGTCCGCGCAACGCGATGGCTTTCACGGCTGCAATCGCGACGGTCCTGGCGGAACGCGACCCGGCCAACGGCGCGCTCTACCGCGCCAATGCGATTGCCGCCCGGCAGGGACTTGAGGCGTTGTCGAAGACGATTGCAGCGCGTCTCGACCCGGTCAAGGACCGCCCGTTTCTGGTTTTTCACGATGCCTATCAGTATTTCGAGGCGGAATTCGGCCTGATGGCGGCAGGTGCCATCAGCCTCGGCACCGGGGCGCCCCCCGGCGCAGGTCGGCTGACCGAGCTTCGGGAGCTGGTCTCCGCACGCGGCATCAAATGCATCTTCCGGGAGGTTCAGTTCTCGCCCCGTCTTGCCGAAATCGTCGCGGAAGGGACCGGGGCGCGGCTTGGCCTGCTCGACCCTGTCGGGAGTTCGCTGGATTTCGGGCCGGACAATTATGACGCCCTGATGCTCGGGCTTGCCGAGGGCTTCCGTTCCTGTCTCGAATGA
- a CDS encoding 2-dehydro-3-deoxy-6-phosphogalactonate aldolase — protein sequence MKVITFEQALEEAPVVAILRGLEPEQAGAVGAALFEAGIRVIEVPLNSPRPLQSIAMLAKALGDRTVIGAGTVLSAQAVRDVDRAGGRLIVSPNTDERVIAETTDLGLISMPGFFTPTEAFQALEAGADYLKLFPGDAVQPKVVGALRAVLPPEAGIVVTGGVGIGNIADFFAAGAKAVAVGSSIFKPGKPVEHIGADAADLIAAWKMGKAA from the coding sequence GTGAAGGTGATCACTTTCGAGCAGGCGCTGGAAGAGGCGCCCGTTGTCGCGATCTTGCGCGGTCTTGAACCGGAGCAGGCCGGCGCGGTGGGCGCCGCGCTTTTCGAGGCCGGTATCAGGGTCATCGAGGTGCCGCTCAATTCTCCAAGGCCTCTGCAGAGTATTGCCATGCTCGCCAAGGCTCTTGGCGATCGCACGGTCATCGGTGCAGGAACCGTGCTCTCGGCCCAGGCGGTGAGGGACGTGGACCGCGCCGGCGGACGTCTGATCGTCTCGCCCAATACCGACGAGCGCGTGATCGCCGAGACCACCGATTTGGGTCTGATATCGATGCCGGGCTTTTTCACGCCGACCGAGGCCTTCCAGGCGCTCGAGGCGGGCGCCGATTATCTGAAACTCTTCCCCGGCGATGCCGTGCAGCCAAAGGTCGTCGGAGCGCTCCGCGCGGTGCTCCCGCCGGAGGCCGGGATCGTGGTGACCGGCGGTGTCGGGATTGGCAACATCGCGGATTTTTTCGCCGCCGGCGCAAAGGCGGTCGCCGTCGGTTCCTCGATCTTCAAGCCGGGCAAACCGGTGGAGCATATCGGGGCGGATGCGGCGGACCTGATCGCGGCCTGGAAGATGGGCAAGGCCGCGTAA
- a CDS encoding MarR family winged helix-turn-helix transcriptional regulator: MQQTDDPVTRKTRLRLWLNLLRTTRFVENRLREDMRLAYDLTLPRFEILAMLERSETGLRMTDLSSQLMVSNGNVTGIIDRLVEDGLVERVPVPGDKRASLVRLTYKGEAVFAEMADVHERWVDQLLSEISGADAKAMIQRLTAVRKKDAAS, encoded by the coding sequence ATGCAACAGACAGACGACCCCGTGACCCGCAAGACCAGGCTCAGGCTCTGGCTCAATCTGCTCCGGACGACGCGCTTCGTCGAGAACAGGCTGCGGGAGGACATGCGCCTCGCCTACGACCTCACTCTACCGCGTTTCGAAATCCTTGCCATGCTCGAGCGGAGCGAGACCGGCCTCAGGATGACGGATCTCTCGTCGCAGCTCATGGTTTCGAACGGGAACGTCACCGGCATTATCGACCGTCTGGTCGAGGACGGTCTCGTCGAACGGGTTCCGGTGCCGGGCGACAAACGGGCGAGCCTGGTGCGCCTCACTTACAAGGGCGAGGCTGTTTTTGCGGAGATGGCCGACGTACACGAGCGCTGGGTCGATCAGTTGCTGTCGGAGATTTCCGGCGCGGACGCCAAGGCCATGATCCAGCGACTGACCGCGGTCCGGAAAAAGGATGCCGCGTCCTAG